One Microbacterium esteraromaticum genomic window carries:
- a CDS encoding DUF998 domain-containing protein has product MDVGGRLREQERMLWATALCFAAGAVVGTVVLWGAARPFSGDGSVIIPIALVAGAIAAVGFAVSTRMHRAGETRPMPAWQAWVSHVSATAVTVAIAGVTALGVLLAGEVLATGLEGLTLPAPAGGVFTGVASALGGRLAFRMGVRLRTQDIAALLSAFLVIGTLFAMLTATDPAWWERSFSDLGIGAGGWAFNGTLVVAGLLIATAGSYLGRDLHRMLGDQALRRIAAIVSTWAGAGLALAAVGLLPLDRVRVAHAIAAYSTLGLILAATVLTTLLLSGVRMLRVLTSVFVVFVVAATVAFGFGMLSVAALEAVVVGLVLLWLTTLVQLLCVLAPDESRPSARRSPLRA; this is encoded by the coding sequence ATGGACGTCGGCGGGCGGCTGCGCGAGCAGGAGCGGATGCTGTGGGCGACCGCGCTGTGCTTCGCGGCCGGTGCGGTGGTCGGCACCGTCGTGCTGTGGGGTGCTGCGCGCCCGTTCAGCGGCGACGGCTCTGTGATCATCCCGATCGCGCTCGTCGCGGGGGCGATCGCCGCGGTGGGGTTCGCCGTCAGCACCCGGATGCACAGAGCGGGCGAGACCAGGCCCATGCCCGCGTGGCAGGCCTGGGTCTCGCACGTCAGCGCGACCGCCGTGACCGTGGCCATCGCCGGCGTCACGGCTCTGGGGGTGCTGCTCGCCGGCGAGGTGCTCGCCACAGGGCTCGAGGGGCTGACCCTGCCGGCGCCGGCGGGCGGAGTGTTCACCGGCGTCGCATCTGCCCTCGGCGGACGCCTGGCGTTCCGCATGGGCGTGCGCCTGAGGACGCAGGACATCGCCGCGCTGCTGTCGGCCTTCCTCGTGATCGGCACTCTCTTCGCGATGCTCACCGCGACCGACCCGGCATGGTGGGAGCGCAGCTTCTCGGATCTGGGCATCGGCGCCGGCGGCTGGGCGTTCAACGGCACACTGGTCGTCGCCGGGCTGCTGATCGCGACGGCCGGCTCCTACCTCGGTCGCGATCTGCACCGGATGCTGGGTGACCAGGCCTTGCGCCGGATCGCCGCGATCGTGTCGACGTGGGCCGGTGCGGGGCTCGCGCTCGCCGCGGTGGGGCTGCTGCCGCTCGACCGGGTTCGCGTCGCACATGCGATCGCCGCGTACTCGACGCTGGGCCTGATCCTCGCGGCCACCGTGCTGACGACGCTGCTGCTGAGCGGCGTGCGGATGCTGCGCGTGCTCACGAGCGTCTTCGTCGTCTTCGTCGTCGCGGCGACGGTCGCCTTCGGCTTCGGGATGCTGTCGGTCGCCGCCCTCGAAGCGGTCGTGGTCGGACTCGTGCTGCTGTGGCTCACGACTCTGGTGCAGCTGCTCTGCGTGCTCGCCCCCGATGAGTCGCGTCCCTCGGCGCGTCGCTCGCCGCTGCGCGCCTGA
- a CDS encoding FUSC family protein gives MRFPAAIRAARRAPLLQVLKSAAATIAAWLIAGWLIPGPLPVFAAIAALLVVQPSVNQSLSKALERSAGVILGVVIAVLLSLVLGAQSWVVLAAVVVAMLVAWSLRASTGTGNQVAISAVLVLALGSSNPDYALDRILETLIGAAIGFVVNIAIVPPALSAPARRDIGMLGRELAASLDRLAQALPVTRTPAQLQELMLEARLLRPMKDSAEASLTAAAESLSLNPRRGRHRDDIDELRAVFERLSPVVTQVIGMTRAYIDHYDDSLATDPTVRAIAEQLHRAGHDVRLAVQSSEGAEPDALTSAVPALTTPLVVRPPASDHWILVGSLMEDLRRIHGELRDET, from the coding sequence ATGCGCTTCCCCGCCGCGATCCGCGCCGCACGCAGGGCTCCCCTGCTGCAGGTGCTGAAGTCGGCCGCAGCCACCATCGCGGCCTGGCTGATCGCGGGCTGGCTGATCCCGGGGCCGCTGCCCGTGTTCGCCGCCATCGCCGCGCTGCTGGTCGTGCAGCCGAGCGTGAACCAGTCGCTGTCGAAGGCCCTCGAGCGCAGCGCCGGGGTGATCCTCGGCGTGGTGATCGCGGTGCTGCTGAGCCTCGTCCTGGGCGCGCAGAGCTGGGTGGTGCTCGCGGCCGTCGTGGTGGCGATGCTCGTCGCCTGGTCGCTGCGGGCATCCACCGGGACCGGCAACCAGGTCGCGATCTCGGCGGTGCTGGTGCTGGCACTCGGCTCGTCGAACCCCGACTACGCCCTCGACCGCATCCTCGAGACGCTCATCGGCGCGGCGATCGGCTTCGTCGTGAACATCGCGATCGTCCCGCCGGCCCTTTCGGCCCCGGCGAGGCGCGACATCGGGATGCTCGGGCGCGAGCTCGCCGCATCCCTCGACCGCCTCGCGCAGGCGCTCCCCGTCACCCGCACGCCCGCGCAGCTGCAGGAGCTGATGCTCGAGGCCCGGCTGCTTCGGCCCATGAAGGATTCGGCAGAGGCATCCCTCACCGCGGCCGCGGAGTCCCTCTCGCTCAACCCGCGCCGAGGCCGGCACCGCGACGACATCGACGAGCTGCGAGCGGTGTTCGAACGGCTCTCACCCGTCGTCACCCAGGTCATCGGCATGACGCGCGCGTACATCGACCACTACGACGACTCGCTCGCGACCGACCCGACCGTGCGGGCGATCGCCGAGCAGCTGCACCGCGCCGGTCACGACGTGCGGCTGGCGGTGCAGTCGTCCGAGGGCGCAGAACCGGATGCCCTGACCTCGGCCGTGCCGGCGCTGACCACTCCCCTGGTCGTGCGACCCCCTGCCTCCGACCACTGGATCCTCGTGGGGTCGCTGATGGAGGACCTGCGGCGGATCCATGGCGAGCTGCGCGACGAGACCTGA
- a CDS encoding DEAD/DEAH box helicase, whose amino-acid sequence MPFDPSLVRDADPDAVYLAFVEWVESTGISLYPAQDEAVIEIVSGKNLILSTPTGTGKSLVAIGAHVAALAAGRRSYYTAPIKALVSEKFFALVDVFGAANVGMVTGDSSVNADAPIVCCTAEILANLALREGPDAEVGQVVMDEFHFYGDPDRGWAWQVPLLELPQTQFVLMSATLGDVTDLAADLTRRTKRETAVVTGVERPVPLHFYYETTPIHETIDDLLSTGQAPVYVVHFSQAAAMERAQALASAKVATREQRDEIAELIGGFRFTTAFGKTLSRLLRLGIGVHHAGMLPKYRRLVEQLAQRGMLRVICGTDTLGVGINVPIRTVLLTALTKFDGKRMRQLNAREFHQVAGRAGRAGYDTAGTVVAQAPEHESENLAALKKAGDDPKKKRKIIRKKAPDGFVSWGEPSFQKLIGSQPETLTSHMQITSAMMLNVIARGGDVFGNMRALVYDNHESRANQRLLALRALGIYRTLLQSGVVETYPVVERGSEATESKLVRLTVDLQPNFALNQPLSPFALAAFELLDPESPTFALDMISIVESTLDDPRAILSQQEFQARGEAVGAMKAEGIEYDERMELLEQITYPKPLEELLGAAFETFSSSQPWIRDFELHPKSVVRDMYERAMSFGEYVAYYKVARSEGVVLRYLSDAYRAASQTIPEHLKSEELHDLIDWLGELVRQVDSSLLDEWSELIAGVDNGAYDRPDEPVVPPAPKRLTSNTRAFRVLVRNEMFRRVLLAAREDVESLASLDGDFGADGWNAALDAYFADHDEMLTGADARSPQLLLIEQGSETWTVRQIIDDPAGDHDWGITATVDLAASDEAGEAVVTVTGVPRL is encoded by the coding sequence ATGCCATTCGATCCCTCCCTCGTCCGCGACGCCGATCCGGATGCCGTCTATCTGGCATTCGTGGAGTGGGTGGAATCCACGGGCATCAGCCTGTACCCCGCGCAGGATGAAGCGGTCATCGAGATCGTCTCGGGGAAGAACCTGATCCTGTCGACCCCGACCGGAACCGGCAAGTCGCTTGTCGCCATCGGCGCGCACGTCGCAGCCCTCGCCGCTGGACGACGCAGCTACTACACGGCTCCCATCAAAGCGCTGGTCAGCGAGAAGTTCTTCGCGCTGGTCGATGTGTTCGGCGCCGCGAACGTGGGCATGGTCACCGGCGACTCGTCGGTCAACGCCGATGCGCCGATCGTGTGCTGCACGGCCGAGATCCTCGCGAATCTCGCCCTGCGCGAGGGACCGGATGCCGAGGTCGGCCAGGTGGTCATGGACGAGTTCCACTTCTACGGCGACCCTGACCGCGGATGGGCCTGGCAGGTGCCGCTGCTCGAGCTGCCGCAGACGCAGTTCGTGCTCATGTCGGCGACCCTCGGCGACGTGACCGACCTCGCCGCCGACCTCACTCGGCGCACGAAGCGCGAGACCGCCGTGGTCACCGGCGTCGAGCGCCCGGTGCCGCTGCACTTCTACTACGAGACGACGCCGATCCACGAGACGATCGACGACCTGCTCTCGACAGGCCAGGCGCCGGTGTATGTCGTGCACTTCTCGCAGGCGGCGGCCATGGAGCGCGCGCAGGCACTGGCGAGCGCGAAGGTGGCCACTCGCGAGCAGCGTGACGAGATCGCAGAGCTGATCGGCGGGTTCCGGTTCACCACCGCGTTCGGCAAGACGCTGTCACGACTGCTGCGGCTCGGCATCGGCGTGCACCACGCAGGGATGCTGCCGAAGTACCGCCGCCTGGTCGAGCAGCTCGCACAGCGCGGCATGCTGCGGGTGATCTGCGGCACCGACACCCTCGGGGTCGGCATCAACGTGCCGATCCGCACCGTGCTGCTCACCGCACTGACGAAGTTCGACGGCAAGCGGATGCGGCAGCTGAACGCCCGCGAGTTCCATCAGGTCGCCGGTCGCGCGGGGCGCGCGGGATACGACACCGCCGGGACCGTGGTCGCGCAGGCACCCGAGCACGAGAGCGAGAACCTCGCCGCGCTGAAGAAGGCCGGCGATGATCCGAAGAAGAAGCGCAAGATCATCCGCAAGAAGGCACCGGACGGATTCGTGTCGTGGGGCGAGCCGTCGTTCCAGAAGCTCATCGGATCGCAGCCGGAGACCCTGACCTCGCACATGCAGATCACCAGCGCGATGATGCTGAACGTGATCGCCCGTGGAGGCGATGTGTTCGGGAATATGCGCGCACTGGTATACGACAATCACGAGTCGAGGGCGAACCAGCGCCTGCTCGCGCTGCGCGCCCTCGGCATCTACCGCACGCTGCTGCAGTCGGGTGTGGTGGAGACCTACCCGGTTGTCGAGCGAGGGAGCGAAGCGACCGAGTCGAAACTGGTGCGGCTCACGGTCGACCTGCAGCCCAACTTCGCCCTCAACCAGCCGCTCTCACCCTTCGCCCTCGCGGCATTCGAGCTGCTCGACCCGGAGTCGCCGACCTTCGCGCTCGACATGATCTCGATCGTCGAGTCGACGCTCGACGACCCGCGCGCGATCCTCAGCCAGCAGGAGTTCCAGGCCCGCGGCGAGGCGGTCGGTGCGATGAAGGCCGAGGGCATCGAGTACGACGAGCGCATGGAGCTGCTCGAGCAGATCACCTATCCGAAGCCGCTCGAAGAGCTGCTCGGGGCGGCGTTCGAGACCTTCAGCTCATCGCAGCCGTGGATCCGCGACTTCGAGCTGCACCCGAAGTCGGTCGTGCGCGACATGTACGAGCGAGCCATGTCGTTCGGGGAATATGTCGCCTACTACAAGGTCGCCCGCTCGGAGGGCGTGGTGCTCCGGTACCTCTCCGACGCCTACCGTGCGGCATCCCAGACCATCCCCGAGCATCTGAAGAGCGAAGAGCTGCACGATCTGATCGACTGGCTCGGCGAGCTCGTGCGCCAGGTCGACTCCAGCCTGCTCGACGAGTGGTCCGAGCTCATCGCGGGCGTCGACAACGGCGCCTACGACCGCCCCGACGAGCCGGTCGTGCCGCCTGCACCCAAGCGCCTCACCTCGAACACCCGGGCGTTCCGAGTGCTGGTGCGCAACGAGATGTTCCGCCGCGTGCTGCTCGCCGCCCGCGAAGACGTCGAGTCACTGGCATCCCTCGACGGCGACTTCGGCGCCGACGGCTGGAATGCCGCCCTCGACGCCTACTTCGCCGATCACGACGAGATGCTCACCGGCGCCGACGCGCGCAGTCCGCAGCTGCTGCTGATCGAACAGGGCTCCGAGACCTGGACGGTGCGCCAGATCATCGACGACCCCGCCGGAGACCACGACTGGGGCATCACGGCGACGGTCGACCTCGCGGCATCCGACGAGGCCGGCGAGGCCGTCGTCACCGTCACCGGCGTCCCCCGGCTGTAA
- a CDS encoding response regulator transcription factor, translating into MRVLIVEDEPYLAEAVRDGLRLEAIAADIAGDGDTALELLSINAYDIAVLDRDIPGPSGDDVARSIVASGSGIPIIMLTAADRLDDKATGFEIGADDYLTKPFELRELVLRLRALDRRRERTRPPVRELAGLRLDPFRREVFRDERYVALTRKQFAVLEVLVDAAGGVVSAEELLERAWDENADPFTNAVRITVSSLRKRLGEPWLILTVPGVGYRIDADA; encoded by the coding sequence ATGCGCGTGCTGATCGTCGAGGACGAGCCCTACCTCGCCGAGGCCGTCCGCGACGGACTCCGGCTCGAGGCGATCGCGGCCGACATCGCAGGGGACGGCGACACCGCGCTGGAGCTGCTGAGCATCAACGCCTACGACATCGCCGTGCTCGATCGGGACATCCCCGGTCCATCGGGTGACGACGTGGCCCGCTCGATCGTGGCGTCGGGCAGTGGCATCCCGATCATCATGCTCACCGCCGCCGACCGGCTCGACGACAAGGCGACCGGCTTCGAGATCGGCGCCGACGACTACCTCACCAAGCCGTTCGAGCTGCGCGAGCTCGTGCTGCGGCTTCGAGCGCTCGACCGGCGGCGAGAGAGAACCCGTCCGCCGGTGCGCGAGCTCGCGGGACTCAGGCTCGACCCGTTCCGGCGGGAGGTGTTCCGCGACGAGCGCTACGTGGCCCTGACCCGCAAGCAGTTCGCGGTGCTGGAGGTGCTGGTCGATGCCGCGGGCGGCGTGGTCAGCGCAGAGGAGCTGCTCGAGCGGGCGTGGGACGAGAACGCCGACCCCTTCACCAACGCCGTGCGGATCACCGTGTCGTCGCTGCGCAAACGGCTGGGAGAGCCGTGGCTGATCCTCACCGTGCCAGGCGTCGGCTATCGGATCGACGCCGATGCCTAG
- the deoD gene encoding purine-nucleoside phosphorylase encodes MSTHIAAAPGDIAPIVLFPGDPLRAKWIAENFLDDARLYSDVRGMLGFTGTWNGERVSVQGSGMGQPSMAIYATELFSEYDVQTIVRVGSCGGLTDRVGMRDVIIANGACTDSGINRVRFHGLDYAPVADFSLLRAAVEAAEGLTLDASVHVGLLFSSDQFYSTRSELTEPFVAHGALAVEMETAGLYTLAAYHQRRALSICTVSDHLVTHEATTAQEREQSFGDMIEIALRAATA; translated from the coding sequence ATGAGCACCCACATCGCAGCCGCCCCGGGCGACATCGCCCCGATCGTCCTGTTCCCCGGCGACCCGCTGCGGGCGAAGTGGATCGCCGAGAACTTCCTCGACGACGCGCGTCTCTACAGCGACGTGCGCGGGATGCTCGGGTTCACCGGCACGTGGAACGGCGAGCGTGTATCGGTGCAGGGCTCGGGCATGGGCCAGCCGTCGATGGCGATCTACGCCACGGAGCTGTTCTCGGAGTACGACGTGCAGACGATCGTGCGGGTCGGCTCGTGCGGCGGTCTCACCGACCGCGTCGGCATGCGCGACGTCATCATCGCCAACGGCGCGTGCACCGACTCGGGCATCAACCGCGTGCGCTTCCACGGTCTCGACTACGCGCCCGTCGCCGACTTCTCGCTGCTTCGGGCGGCGGTCGAGGCTGCGGAGGGCCTGACTCTTGATGCCTCCGTGCACGTCGGCCTGCTCTTCTCGAGCGACCAGTTCTACTCGACCAGATCCGAGCTGACCGAGCCGTTCGTCGCGCACGGCGCCCTGGCCGTCGAGATGGAGACCGCCGGTCTCTACACGCTCGCGGCGTACCACCAGCGCCGCGCGCTGAGCATCTGCACCGTCTCCGACCACCTCGTCACGCACGAGGCGACCACCGCGCAGGAGCGCGAGCAGAGCTTCGGCGACATGATCGAGATCGCCCTGCGGGCGGCGACCGCCTGA
- a CDS encoding DNA alkylation repair protein → MPDSIVDEIRAELSALEDPKARAVNERHGDAHGVNLSKLRALAKSAGMSTDLARALWATDDVAAQLVGLLVAKPRELSADEIDAMLRSTRSAKAHDWLVNYIAKKSPLAEELRLRWMDDPDADARAAAWSLTSVRVQKKPEGLDLDAVLERIERELRDAPSREQWAMNETLAYIGIHHPALRERAVAIGERLQVLSDYPVPPNCTSPFAPAWIAEMVRRQG, encoded by the coding sequence ATGCCTGACTCGATCGTCGACGAGATCCGCGCCGAGCTGTCCGCCCTCGAGGACCCGAAGGCCCGCGCCGTCAACGAACGCCACGGCGATGCGCACGGCGTGAACCTGTCGAAGCTGCGCGCGCTGGCGAAGAGCGCAGGCATGTCGACCGACCTTGCTCGCGCGCTCTGGGCGACCGACGACGTCGCCGCGCAGCTGGTCGGCCTGCTGGTCGCGAAGCCACGCGAGCTGTCGGCCGACGAGATCGACGCCATGCTGCGCTCGACGAGAAGTGCGAAGGCGCACGACTGGCTGGTGAACTACATCGCGAAGAAGTCGCCCCTTGCCGAAGAGCTCCGACTGCGCTGGATGGACGATCCTGACGCCGACGCCAGAGCCGCCGCGTGGTCGCTGACCTCGGTGCGGGTGCAGAAGAAGCCCGAGGGGCTGGACCTGGATGCCGTGCTCGAGCGCATCGAGCGCGAGCTGCGCGACGCGCCGAGCCGCGAGCAGTGGGCGATGAACGAGACGCTGGCGTACATCGGCATCCATCACCCGGCTCTCCGCGAGCGCGCCGTCGCGATCGGCGAGCGCCTCCAGGTGCTCTCCGACTACCCGGTGCCGCCGAACTGCACCTCTCCCTTCGCGCCGGCCTGGATCGCCGAGATGGTGCGGCGCCAGGGCTGA
- a CDS encoding M15 family metallopeptidase — MTTASALSRRQRAALLATLVTAAAAFVFVLAQAPNAISASTFATPAGPVSTAQERGEAAADGRITAADGQIEPGSALSLYDGSPAVAGLDGALLEAVRNAGAVAVEDGVELRVNSGWRSAELQDHLLQEAVGKYGSVEEASRWVATAETSEHVSGHAIDIGPWESAEWLGRNGAVFGLCQIYENEPWHFELRPDARTEGCPRMYRDPTER; from the coding sequence ATGACGACAGCATCTGCCCTCAGCCGCCGCCAGCGGGCGGCCCTCCTGGCGACCCTGGTCACCGCGGCCGCCGCGTTCGTGTTCGTGCTGGCCCAGGCCCCGAACGCGATCTCGGCGAGCACGTTCGCGACTCCGGCGGGGCCGGTCTCGACGGCGCAGGAGCGCGGTGAGGCCGCCGCCGACGGCCGGATCACCGCTGCCGACGGGCAGATCGAGCCCGGATCTGCTCTCAGCCTCTACGACGGGTCGCCCGCGGTGGCGGGACTGGACGGCGCGCTGCTCGAGGCGGTGCGCAACGCGGGCGCGGTGGCTGTTGAGGACGGCGTCGAGCTGCGGGTGAACAGCGGATGGCGCTCGGCCGAGCTGCAGGATCATCTGCTTCAGGAGGCGGTGGGGAAGTACGGGTCCGTCGAGGAGGCATCGCGCTGGGTGGCGACCGCCGAGACATCCGAGCACGTGTCGGGGCATGCCATCGATATCGGCCCGTGGGAGAGCGCGGAGTGGCTCGGGCGCAACGGCGCGGTCTTCGGGCTGTGCCAGATCTATGAGAACGAGCCGTGGCACTTCGAGCTTCGGCCGGATGCCAGAACGGAGGGATGCCCGCGGATGTACCGCGACCCGACTGAGCGGTGA
- a CDS encoding sensor histidine kinase: MPRARGLSVRWRLTLSYAAIVIVSGVVLLTVVSAWLLRYVPDGAIVADRFVPNRSDLVRAFTPAVVVALVVLLLIGVGGGWLLAGRMLAPLDRIGHAARLAAEGSLSHRIAMEGRGDEFRDLADVFDSMLERLETNMAEQKRFAANASHELRTPLAISQALLEVARTDPGRDADALIGRLSEVNTRAIELTEALLLLSRADRRAFTNEPVDLSLLAEEAVETLAPLADRRGVSLEVGGEEAPALGSPALLQQLIMNLVHNAVVHNLASGGMVAVRTHVRPRSVALVVENTGEVLAPGLVETLVEPFQRGAERERDPDLAGVGLGLAIAQRITEAHDGSLMLAPRDGGGLNVTVWLPRPPA, from the coding sequence ATGCCTAGGGCTCGCGGGCTCAGCGTGCGCTGGCGGCTGACCCTGAGCTATGCGGCGATCGTCATCGTGTCGGGCGTGGTGCTGCTGACGGTCGTGTCGGCATGGCTGCTGCGCTACGTGCCCGACGGCGCCATCGTCGCAGACCGGTTCGTGCCGAACCGCTCCGACCTGGTGCGCGCCTTCACACCCGCCGTCGTGGTCGCCCTCGTCGTGCTGCTGCTGATCGGGGTGGGGGGCGGATGGCTGCTGGCCGGGCGGATGCTCGCCCCACTCGACCGCATCGGGCACGCGGCGCGTCTCGCGGCGGAGGGCTCGCTGTCGCACAGGATCGCGATGGAGGGCCGCGGCGACGAGTTCCGCGACCTCGCCGACGTGTTCGACTCGATGCTCGAGAGGCTCGAGACGAACATGGCCGAGCAGAAGCGGTTCGCGGCGAACGCGTCGCACGAGCTGCGCACCCCGCTCGCGATCTCGCAGGCGCTGCTGGAGGTGGCCCGCACCGATCCCGGCAGGGATGCGGATGCCCTGATCGGGCGTCTGAGCGAGGTGAACACCAGGGCGATCGAGCTGACCGAGGCGCTGCTGCTGCTCAGCCGCGCGGATCGGCGCGCGTTCACGAACGAGCCGGTGGATCTGTCGCTGCTGGCCGAAGAGGCCGTGGAGACGCTGGCTCCGCTGGCGGATCGACGCGGCGTGTCACTGGAGGTCGGCGGAGAGGAAGCGCCCGCGCTCGGTTCGCCGGCGCTGCTGCAGCAGCTGATCATGAACCTCGTTCACAACGCGGTCGTGCACAACCTGGCATCCGGAGGAATGGTGGCCGTCCGCACCCATGTGCGGCCGCGGTCGGTGGCCCTCGTCGTCGAGAACACCGGCGAGGTGCTCGCACCAGGCCTCGTCGAGACGCTGGTCGAGCCGTTCCAGCGCGGTGCCGAGCGGGAGCGCGACCCCGATCTCGCGGGGGTCGGGCTCGGCCTGGCCATCGCGCAGCGCATCACCGAGGCGCACGACGGGTCGCTGATGCTCGCGCCGCGCGACGGCGGCGGGCTGAACGTGACGGTGTGGCTGCCCCGGCCCCCGGCCTGA
- a CDS encoding SDR family NAD(P)-dependent oxidoreductase — protein sequence MTDAPSLPASGIDPDDLATTLRVLASLDEVDQQHPDYLAVRRATANMFKAVKRARRKEIRDAIAEADKAVVARTATGAPDRIDDETRGLDLASSVVDAPIAGELLKPRNCYICKQPYTLVDAFYHQLCPECARFSHGKRNARTDLAGRRALLTGGRAKIGMHIALRLLRDGAHLTITTRFPRDAVRRFSSLPDASDWLHRLRVVGIDLRDPAQVIGLADSVAAQGPLDILINNAAQTVRRSPGAYSLLADAELQPLPDGPLPEMETFGHTADPHPQALQASVDAHPLLSVAALGGTVAEQGGQALTAEDLARLAMAPGSSSLVKHADGTAIDAGGLVPDVNRVNSWVQSVDQVDPLEMLEVQLCNTTAPFLLISRLRASMAASTARRKYIVNVSAMEGQFSRRYKGPGHPHTNMAKAALNMLTRTSSGEMLETDGILMTAVDTGWITDERPHFTKVRLAEEGFHAPLDLVDGAARVYDPIVQGEAGVDLQGVFLKDYRPSPW from the coding sequence ATGACCGATGCCCCCTCGCTGCCCGCCTCCGGCATCGACCCCGACGACCTCGCCACCACCCTCCGGGTGCTCGCATCGCTCGATGAGGTCGATCAGCAGCATCCGGACTATCTCGCCGTCCGCCGCGCCACCGCCAACATGTTCAAGGCGGTCAAGCGCGCCAGGCGCAAGGAGATCCGTGATGCCATCGCCGAGGCTGACAAGGCGGTCGTCGCCCGCACCGCGACGGGTGCTCCCGACCGCATCGACGACGAGACGCGCGGACTCGACCTGGCGTCCAGCGTCGTCGACGCCCCCATCGCGGGCGAGCTGCTCAAGCCCCGCAACTGCTACATCTGCAAGCAGCCGTACACGCTGGTCGACGCGTTCTACCACCAGCTGTGCCCCGAGTGCGCACGGTTCAGCCACGGCAAGCGCAACGCGCGCACCGACCTCGCAGGCAGGCGCGCGCTGCTCACCGGCGGTCGCGCCAAGATCGGCATGCACATCGCGCTGCGACTGCTGCGCGACGGCGCGCATCTGACCATCACGACCCGATTCCCGCGCGACGCCGTGCGCCGCTTCTCGTCTCTGCCCGACGCCTCCGACTGGCTGCACCGGCTGCGAGTGGTCGGCATCGACCTGCGCGACCCGGCGCAGGTGATCGGACTCGCCGACTCCGTCGCGGCCCAGGGGCCGCTCGACATCCTCATCAACAACGCCGCGCAGACCGTGCGGCGCTCGCCGGGTGCGTACTCGCTGCTGGCGGATGCCGAGCTGCAGCCGCTCCCGGACGGCCCGCTGCCCGAGATGGAGACCTTCGGCCACACGGCCGACCCGCACCCGCAGGCGCTGCAGGCCTCGGTCGATGCGCATCCTCTGCTGTCGGTCGCTGCCCTCGGCGGCACCGTCGCCGAGCAGGGCGGCCAGGCACTCACCGCCGAGGACCTCGCGCGTCTTGCGATGGCGCCTGGGTCGTCGTCGCTGGTCAAGCACGCCGACGGCACCGCGATCGATGCAGGCGGCCTCGTGCCCGATGTGAACCGCGTGAACAGCTGGGTGCAGTCGGTCGACCAGGTCGATCCGCTCGAGATGCTCGAGGTGCAGCTGTGCAACACCACGGCTCCCTTCCTGCTGATCAGCAGGCTGCGCGCCTCGATGGCCGCGTCGACAGCCCGCCGCAAGTACATCGTGAACGTCTCGGCGATGGAGGGGCAGTTCTCGCGCCGGTACAAGGGCCCCGGTCACCCGCACACGAACATGGCCAAGGCCGCGCTGAACATGCTCACACGCACCAGCTCCGGTGAGATGCTCGAGACCGACGGCATCCTGATGACCGCCGTCGACACCGGCTGGATCACCGACGAGCGCCCGCACTTCACCAAGGTGCGCCTGGCCGAGGAGGGCTTCCACGCCCCGCTCGACCTCGTCGACGGCGCCGCCCGGGTGTACGACCCGATCGTGCAGGGGGAGGCGGGCGTCGACCTGCAGGGCGTGTTCCTCAAGGACTACCGGCCGAGCCCCTGGTGA